Proteins from one Salaquimonas pukyongi genomic window:
- a CDS encoding LysR substrate-binding domain-containing protein encodes MSRRTIPTSASLIAFEAAARCGSFTRAARELNLTQGAISRQIRVLEEQSGQQLFVRERQRVRLSPAGEAYLEAVSPLLEALEIATLKLQSWRDLAGSLTVATYPTLCARWLSPHLFAFTDAFPGIDLATRTFLDNTAMEDAKADILIVQGDPPWPGMQADFLMQEKIGPVCTPQLAGRHGSFKALMAGAPLLRNATRPLSWELWLRDAGHSTEEIRPGRELVLPQFEMIVEAVRAGRGVGILPHQLVAEELASGSLAFAHDHVMTCGAGYYLLSPLRDRRDPRIEAFREFLLSRAVSEN; translated from the coding sequence ATGAGTCGCCGTACGATACCCACTTCAGCTTCGCTGATTGCCTTTGAGGCAGCAGCGCGTTGCGGCAGTTTCACCCGGGCTGCCCGCGAACTCAATCTGACGCAGGGTGCCATTTCGCGGCAGATTCGGGTGTTGGAGGAACAAAGCGGCCAGCAGCTTTTCGTGCGGGAGCGCCAGCGGGTTCGCCTTTCCCCGGCAGGCGAAGCGTATCTGGAAGCGGTTTCCCCGCTTCTGGAGGCACTTGAAATTGCAACATTGAAGCTTCAGTCCTGGCGCGATTTGGCTGGCTCGCTGACGGTCGCAACCTATCCCACGCTTTGTGCGCGCTGGCTGTCACCGCATCTGTTTGCCTTCACCGATGCCTTCCCGGGCATCGATCTTGCAACGCGCACTTTTCTCGACAATACAGCAATGGAGGATGCCAAGGCAGATATCCTGATCGTTCAGGGCGATCCGCCCTGGCCGGGTATGCAGGCGGATTTTCTCATGCAGGAAAAAATCGGTCCGGTTTGCACGCCGCAACTTGCCGGTCGCCATGGATCGTTCAAAGCCCTGATGGCTGGCGCGCCGCTGTTGCGCAACGCAACCCGGCCGCTTTCCTGGGAGCTTTGGCTGCGCGATGCGGGCCACTCGACCGAAGAAATCAGACCGGGCCGTGAACTGGTCCTGCCGCAGTTCGAGATGATTGTGGAAGCTGTTCGCGCGGGCAGGGGTGTCGGCATCCTTCCCCATCAACTTGTGGCGGAAGAGCTTGCAAGCGGCAGCCTGGCTTTCGCCCATGATCATGTCATGACGTGTGGTGCCGGTTATTACCTGCTTTCCCCACTGCGGGACCGGCGCGATCCGCGCATTGAAGCCTTTCGCGAGTTTTTGCTTTCCCGGGCAGTATCCGAAAACTGA